In one Aquificaceae bacterium genomic region, the following are encoded:
- a CDS encoding helix-turn-helix domain-containing protein, producing MKLRAIQLYLQGFSVSQIAKLLKHNRATIYRWIKGLPQKRRGRQRKVREIPNELIEKLKALLLDVNEEKGRKRTHSLRRIYHLLELDLRLVGINSLASFYRLVEDFVKSEWGSWERLEVARRGIKEAPKVSKGKVQREKGLVEIDATGYVFAGKQCSILFALELYSMRILGFYTVENKEKNATHYNKAFSSLDVAKFMFQLFLRHGVPKAVKTDNEKIPTSEHITRALKELGVEIRRTKPYQANQKLIERVIRELKDIARTIKAGSINDLISLAINTYNRTAHNFEHFQKPVAPAEVELQGFSEVDEGRLRKAFAERFERTIRNHTITIDNLRYEFYLPQEEKELGRDKNAPRVICLRDIEDITKLEVYASSGEFLGYARLVSTELPSLDPVEYKQHKQKSKRVEKREEKLREELRELQEARISETQEEDILCLLSSPAPEPEPQGVQEEEWDILKIYEGG from the coding sequence ATGAAGCTAAGGGCAATACAACTTTACCTGCAGGGTTTTTCTGTATCACAGATAGCAAAACTCCTGAAGCACAACAGGGCAACGATATACAGATGGATAAAAGGCTTGCCACAGAAGAGGAGGGGAAGACAGAGGAAAGTGCGTGAGATACCAAACGAGCTTATAGAGAAGCTTAAAGCCTTGCTGCTTGATGTTAACGAAGAAAAAGGCAGGAAAAGGACGCATTCTCTCAGACGAATATACCACCTTCTGGAGCTTGATTTAAGGCTTGTAGGCATAAACTCTCTTGCAAGTTTTTACAGGCTTGTGGAAGACTTCGTAAAAAGTGAGTGGGGAAGTTGGGAAAGGTTAGAAGTTGCAAGGAGGGGAATTAAGGAAGCTCCGAAGGTTTCGAAGGGTAAAGTGCAAAGAGAAAAGGGCTTGGTGGAGATAGACGCAACGGGCTATGTGTTTGCAGGAAAGCAATGCTCTATCCTCTTTGCTCTTGAGCTTTACTCCATGAGGATTTTGGGCTTTTACACGGTAGAAAACAAAGAAAAGAATGCCACGCACTACAACAAAGCCTTCTCCAGTCTCGATGTTGCTAAGTTTATGTTTCAGTTGTTTTTAAGACACGGCGTCCCCAAGGCAGTAAAAACGGACAATGAAAAAATTCCTACCTCTGAACATATCACAAGGGCTTTGAAAGAACTCGGAGTTGAAATTCGCAGGACAAAGCCTTATCAGGCAAACCAGAAGCTTATAGAACGGGTCATCAGAGAGCTAAAAGACATAGCAAGAACTATCAAAGCAGGGAGTATAAACGACCTGATAAGTCTTGCGATAAACACATACAACCGCACTGCACACAACTTTGAACACTTCCAGAAGCCAGTTGCACCTGCAGAGGTTGAATTGCAAGGATTTAGTGAGGTAGACGAAGGCAGACTTCGCAAAGCCTTTGCAGAGAGGTTTGAGAGGACAATTCGCAATCACACCATCACAATAGACAACCTGAGATATGAGTTTTACTTACCGCAGGAAGAAAAAGAGCTTGGCAGAGATAAGAACGCTCCCAGAGTCATATGTCTGCGGGACATAGAGGACATAACAAAGCTTGAGGTGTATGCTTCCTCGGGAGAGTTTCTCGGCTATGCAAGACTTGTATCAACCGAACTGCCTTCACTTGACCCAGTGGAATACAAACAGCATAAGCAGAAAAGTAAGAGGGTGGAGAAGAGGGAGGAGAAGCTACGGGAGGAACTTCGTGAGTTACAGGAAGCCCGTATATCTGAGACGCAAGAGGAAGACATTCTTTGCTTGCTATCAAGCCCTGCTCCAGAGCCTGAGCCTCAAGGGGTTCAGGAAGAGGAGTGGGACATTCTAAAAATTTACGAAGGAGGGTAA
- a CDS encoding ATP-binding protein — MVHAEQVLRGVVNTLRQIREQTGSPVHALVWGVWGNGKTFSAKAIARENRDVFYYKVPAEEITASKLVKGISLACGAGMRQTKEATLDLLKFTIATLQIKPIVVIDEAQRGLKRALLLNELKDLAEDTDTHLSYIFLGDQSLPKVVQSTPHSIYRRVVIRKELEQITKETIEHALREKKVSGDVEVFYKLAKDRGWTTLDIYFIASILQKLKAEATEENIIKASKTLGR, encoded by the coding sequence ATGGTGCATGCAGAACAGGTTTTAAGAGGAGTAGTTAACACGCTCAGGCAGATAAGAGAGCAAACAGGCTCACCCGTGCATGCCCTCGTATGGGGTGTATGGGGCAACGGCAAGACTTTTTCTGCAAAAGCTATTGCAAGAGAAAACAGAGATGTGTTTTACTACAAAGTGCCAGCCGAGGAAATTACAGCGAGCAAACTGGTAAAAGGCATAAGCCTTGCCTGCGGGGCTGGTATGAGGCAGACGAAGGAGGCTACTCTTGACCTGTTAAAGTTCACCATAGCCACACTACAAATCAAGCCAATCGTCGTTATAGATGAAGCACAGAGGGGTTTAAAAAGAGCATTGCTCCTGAACGAGCTAAAAGACCTTGCAGAAGACACAGACACACATCTTAGCTACATTTTCCTCGGAGACCAGAGCCTGCCAAAGGTTGTGCAGTCTACTCCTCATAGCATATACAGGAGAGTGGTTATCAGAAAGGAGCTTGAGCAGATAACAAAAGAGACAATAGAGCATGCACTGAGAGAGAAGAAAGTAAGCGGAGATGTGGAGGTTTTCTACAAACTCGCGAAGGACAGAGGCTGGACAACTCTGGATATCTATTTTATCGCAAGCATCCTTCAGAAGCTAAAGGCGGAAGCTACAGAGGAAAACATCATAAAAGCATCAAAAACCCTCGGGAGGTAG
- a CDS encoding helix-turn-helix domain-containing protein encodes MTEVLYSIQEVAALLKVSPRTVYSWVDAGYLNAIKLPSGTLRIKQSDLATFIRNNLTQDETIPQRLRRPSRSMLKQADLNSVIVSSLKHELKTLQEINNLQLLKFKLSQIIHSLEILA; translated from the coding sequence ATGACAGAAGTTCTTTACAGTATACAAGAAGTTGCAGCCTTACTAAAGGTTTCACCACGCACGGTATACTCCTGGGTTGATGCCGGCTATCTAAACGCCATTAAGCTCCCATCCGGCACACTGAGAATAAAACAAAGCGACCTCGCAACTTTCATAAGAAACAATCTCACGCAAGACGAGACAATCCCGCAAAGGTTGAGAAGACCAAGCAGGTCTATGCTAAAACAGGCAGACCTGAATTCTGTAATAGTTTCCTCTTTAAAACATGAACTCAAAACCCTACAGGAAATAAACAACTTACAGCTTTTGAAATTTAAGCTCTCTCAGATAATTCACAGCCTTGAAATTCTTGCTTGA
- a CDS encoding Holliday junction resolvase, producing the protein MSYAKGARIEREIKALFEQAGFQVVRSAGSHTDTDLYIYNKEIGISLGVQVKARKSLQVYAWLSSADALVLKADRKEPLIVMPLKTFLEVVKWRQR; encoded by the coding sequence ATGTCCTACGCAAAAGGAGCACGTATAGAAAGAGAAATAAAAGCTCTGTTTGAGCAGGCGGGCTTTCAGGTAGTAAGGTCCGCAGGTTCGCACACAGACACAGACTTATATATATATAATAAGGAAATAGGTATCTCTCTCGGGGTTCAGGTCAAGGCTCGCAAATCCCTGCAGGTCTACGCCTGGCTTTCTTCTGCAGACGCCCTTGTGCTAAAGGCAGACAGAAAAGAGCCTCTTATTGTCATGCCTCTGAAAACCTTTCTGGAGGTAGTCAAGTGGAGACAGCGGTAA